One stretch of Prunus persica cultivar Lovell chromosome G1, Prunus_persica_NCBIv2, whole genome shotgun sequence DNA includes these proteins:
- the LOC18792793 gene encoding protein SIEVE ELEMENT OCCLUSION A, with product MALVPQSKFSAGSRGDNRARAPALRDGRRQFSSTSDDSALVNQILLTDKSHDRPYEVSSLAVKNILQTIEAILSRVMKSDTHGSIVLPGTPVPAATHADALEHEKALRASLSTLSESFDVPNHVFNAISCEILCKSLAGEDANKTTMDILDIVQNYDWDEKVVLALGAFAVKDGEFWLVAQLYTSNPLAKAVGQLKQLQEILERAGTVLKPKFDGYNNLVKAVLKVTKSIIQLQELQNDPHLNPEIKSAASTAHIPTAVYWTIRSIVVAASQLLGFTSSEPEYVTEAWELSSLAHKLENIFNHLQENLNKLHQIIQKIKDEDAFNAIARILESPHIDNSKPLRVLFYKDDQPALYDGLNKKRVDVDVLKRKVVILFISDLDVVLGNEYMIVQNMYMEKRQNLGRPESQFEIVWVPITDEWTAAKYQQFENLRDNMEWYSVFHPSVVSPIVVRYIRDQRKWNFVKKPLLVVMDPQGKIVHQNAIHMMCIWGSLAYPFTSTKERLLWDEETWRIELLADHLHPNLFTWITDRKYVCLYGGEDIEWIRNFTKSAKSVALEAGIALELLYVGRSKPKEKVVKQILSIIQTENLSHTLEWNTTIWYFWVRLESMWQSKGQLLSEQSTTHFKTDNLKNDPIMQGIISMLSFGSSDRGWAVIGIPSADMAKANGDHMLKSMKEFTDWKIRAADAGFIPALNEHLEGVFKQAPHHCTNLILPATGIMPETVACAECGRLMERFSMFRCCTD from the exons ATGGCCCTTGTACCTCAGAGTAAGTTCAGTGCAGGAAGCAGAGGAGACAACCGTGCTCGTGCTCCGGCTCTCAGAGATGGCCGTCGTCAGTTTTCGTCAACATCAGATGACAGTGCTTTGGTGAACCAAATTCTGCTCACTGATAAGTCTCATGACCGTCCGTACGAGGTGTCTTCTCTTGCAGTCAAGAACATTCTCCAAACCATTGAGGCCATTCTGTCTCGTGTCATGAAATCTGACACCCATGGCTCCATTGTGCTGCCG GGAACACCGGTACCGGCAGCTACACACGCGGATGCTTTGGAACATGAGAAGGCCCTCCGTGCTAGCCTCAGCACCCTCAGTGAAAGCTTCGATGTTCCAAACCATGTGTTTAATGCAATTTCTTGCGAG ATATTATGCAAGTCGCTGGCTGGGGAAGATGCAAACAAGACAACCATGGATATACTAGACATTGTGCAAAACTATGATTGGGATGAAAAGGTAGTGCTTGCCTTGGGAGCTTTTGCTGTGAAAGATGGTGAATTTTGGCTTGTGGCTCAGCTCTACACCTCCAACCCACTGGCCAAAGCTGTTGGACAGCTTAAGCAATTGCAAGAGATATTGGAACGTGCTGGGACAGTCTTGAAGCCTAAATTTGACGGCTACAACAATCTGGTTAAGGCCGTGCTCAAAGTGACAAAGAGCATTATTCAATTACAAGAGCTTCAGAATGATCCCCATTTGAACCCCGAAATCAAATCTGCAGCTTCCACCGCTCATATCCCCACTGCTGTTTACTGGACAATTCGGAGTATCGTTGTTGCTGCATCCCAACTTTTGGGGTTCACAAGCTCCGAACCAGA ATACGTAACAGAGGCATGGGAACTATCATCTTTGGCCCATAAGCTCGAAAACATATTCAACCACCTCCAGGAGAATCTCAACAAATTACACCAAATCATCC AGAAGATCAAAGACGAGGATGCTTTCAATGCAATTGCACGCATTCTAGAATCACCACACATTGACAACAGCAAGCCTCTAAGGGTTTTGTTTTACAAGGATGACCAGCCTGCTCTCTATGACGGCCTCAACAAGAAGAGG GTTGACGTTGATGTGCTCAAGAGGAAGGTAGTGATTCTGTTCATCAGTGACCTAGACGTCGTACTTGGGAACGAGTACATGATTGTCCAAAACATGTACATGGAAAAACGGCAGAACCTGGGGAGGCCAGAGAGCCAGTTCGAGATTGTGTGGGTTCCAATCACGGATGAGTGGACTGCAGCCAAGTACCAGCAATTTGAGAACCTCAGAGATAATATGGAATGGTACAGTGTGTTCCACCCTTCCGTGGTGTCTCCGATTGTGGTCCGGTACATCAGGGACCAGAGGAAATGGAACTTTGTGAAGAAGCCTCTGCTAGTTGTCATGGACCCTCAAGGAAAAATAGTGCACCAGAATGCTATTCACATGATGTGTATTTGGGGAAGCCTGGCCTACCCTTTCACAAGCACCAAAGAGAGATTGCTCTGGGACGAAGAGACCTGGAGGATTGAGCTTTTGGCAGATCACTTACATCCTAATTTATTTACTTGG ATCACAGATAGGAAGTACGTTTGCTTGTACGGTGGAGAGGACATAGAGTGGATCAGGAACTTCACAAAGTCTGCAAAAAGTGTGGCTCTTGAAGCAGGGATTGCATTGGAATTGCTTTACGTGGGGAGGAGCAAGCCTAAGGAGAAAGTGGTGAAGCAGATCCTGAGCATCATCCAAACTGAGAATCTAAGCCACACTCTTGAGTGGAACACCACCATTTGGTACTTCTGGGTTCGTCTCGAGAGCATGTGGCAATCCAAAGGACAACTTCTGAGTGAGCAATCAACAACCCATTTCAAGACAGACAATTTGAAAAATGATCCTATAATGCAGGGGATCATATCAATGCTGAGCTTTGGATCGAGCGACCGTGGGTGGGCTGTGATCGGCATTCCCTCAGCTGACATGGCTAAGGCCAATGGAGACCACATGTTGAAAAGCATGAAGGAGTTTACCGACTGGAAGATTAGGGCAGCCGACGCAGGGTTCATTCCGGCGCTGAATGAACACCTAGAAGGAGTGTTCAAACAAGCTCCCCATCACTGCACTAACCTTATTTTGCCTGCAACCGGAATCATGCCAGAGACGGTGGCCTGCGCTGAATGCGGCCGTCTCATGGAGAGGTTTTCCATGTTCCGCTGCTGCACCGATTGA